In Humulus lupulus chromosome 7, drHumLupu1.1, whole genome shotgun sequence, the following are encoded in one genomic region:
- the LOC133791688 gene encoding uncharacterized protein LOC133791688, with protein MELEEEEMDVGTLRKTLGVLQDELATLNANKENVAEIMVMQQMELDWKRRELNERQADMDCWQRDATSTLQATIQLARGQPPVPPAPTSQPDLPQNPHPPQNLRSEHHQCPPNPQDPRNPQRPEQHPAAQQERKPQNHARISEKRQPSHVGRGNTQQHRQNRDEQSPRSPRRQVTDEQNLPSRRQCPSGSRR; from the coding sequence atGGAATtagaagaggaggaaatggacgttGGAACTTTACGAAAAACTctgggagtgttgcaagatgagttagcTACCCTAAACGCTAACaaagaaaatgtggctgaaataATGGTGATGCAACAGATGGAGCTCGACTGGAAACGTCGAGAATTGAACGAAAGACAAGCAGACATGGATTGTTGGCAAAGAGACGCAACATCAACTTTACAGGCGACTATTCAGTTGGCTCGAGGGCAGCCACCTGTTCCACCTGCACCAACCTCTCAGCCAGATCTACCCCAAAATCCTCATCCTCCTCAAAATTTACGATCAGAGCACCACCAGTGTCCTCCAAATCCACAAGACCCAAGGAACCCACAGCGGCCGGAACAACATCCAGCTGCTCAGCAGGAAAGGAAACCTCAAAATCATGCTAGAATTAGCGAAAAGCGTCAACCCTCTCATGTTGGTCGAGGTAATACGCAGCAACACAGACAGAATAGGGACGAGCAGAGTCCCAGAAGCCCTAGACGTCAAGTAACAGATGAACAAAACCTTCCTAGCAGGAGACAATGTCCCTCAGGGAGCAGGAGGTAG
- the LOC133791687 gene encoding uncharacterized protein LOC133791687: MTGPRGNTMYCVIRFGFEASNNKEKYEALLAGLRLARELKVKGEYQARGPKMAAYLTRVKGYLGQLEGYIIEKIPRERNTHVNALAKLATTKDGDTLKSVPVEYLSKPSITDVEVHMINTPKESWVDPIMKYLKDGTLPIDKREAQWLAYKAARYTLVDRVLYKREFSIPLLRCVDEEEAMKVLYEIHEGECSNHTSGTSTSKKAMRQGYYWPSMEKDASNFARNCDKCRGGAKYVVVAVDYFTKWVEVKPLVKIMAKQITTIVKKSIVCRYGVPYKIIFDNITQFEGETFEEYYKEKRIRRSFSTVVHPQANGKVEAINKVLKKNIKTKLEKLKGAWVDELPNVL, translated from the exons ATGACTGGACCTAGAGGGAACACAATGTATTGTGTGATAAGGTTTGGATTTGAAGCTTCGAACAACAAGGAGAAGTATGAAGCGCTTCTAGCCGGACTGCGGTTGGCAAGGGAGCTAAAG GTGAAAGGCGAGTATCAGGCGAGGGGTCCTAAGATGGCCGCATACCTAACAAGGGTAAAAGGCTATTTGGGGCAATTGGAGGGGTATATCATAGAGaaaatcccaagagagaggaatacccatgTCAATGCCCTCGCAAAGCTAGCCACCACAAAGGATGGAGATACACTTAAGTCTGTACCTGTGGAGTACTTATCCAAGCCAAGTATCACTGATGTAGAGGTTCACATGATCAACACTCCCAAAGAATCATGGGTCGACCCAATTATGAAATACCTGAAGGATGGAACTCTACCAATAGACAAGAGAGAAGCACAGTGGCTGGCATATAAAGCTGCTCGGTACACCCTAGTAGACAGAGTCTTGTACAAGAGAGAATTTTCTATACCGCTCTTGCGGTGTGTTGATGAAGAGGAAGCAATGAAAGTTTTGTATGAAATACACGAGGGCGAATGCAGCAACCATACGAGTGGGACATCTACGTCCAAGAAAgccatgagacaagggtactactggccctctaTGGAGAAGGATGCTAGCAACTTCGCAAGAAATTGTGACAAAT GTAGAGGAGGAGCCAAGTACGTAGTTGTAGcggtagattacttcaccaagtgggttgaagtaAAACCTCTAGTAAAAATAATGGCCAAGCAGATCACCACCATTGTCAAAAAGTCCATTGTCTGCAGGTATGGAGTGCCTTACAAAATCATTTTTGACAACATTACCCAGTTTGAGGGGGAAACGTTCGAGGAGTACTATAAAGAGAAAAgaataaggagaagcttctcaACTGTTGTACATCCGCAGGCCAATGGGaaagtggaggccattaacaaagtcctCAAGAAGAACATAAAAACAAAGCTAGAAAAAttgaagggagcctgggtcgaTGAGCTACCCAATGTACTTTAG